Proteins from a genomic interval of Lolium perenne isolate Kyuss_39 chromosome 1, Kyuss_2.0, whole genome shotgun sequence:
- the LOC127302787 gene encoding uncharacterized protein — protein sequence MATATASTSLRPPPSPSPPRLADSLRQWCWGIPAHSSRRRAFHAHRRRRNTLLCAAVKGPEESFKKTIEVDRLIDMLRDANPTELDLIVVENILAFSEGFWVRLAARIDLCKSDDDKKDYEELAENIMNIVDRVVHKTDEKIEQSTDVLKAIISPVMQEGEEVMWPPRNPEALKLMEKEISNREKEGQLDESFLSEVNAQLRQVKGDGDKPGLQVMLQKVLQLYASNFLRKRSYAHKGGEVVVPEKFLESIIEAPENDWNKLLLDGLTVGKGDISPEEFHAVTKKRIERILIRTEGGSYQQRVLVEYIKEIQARAEEIVNRLQGPAV from the exons ATGGCGacggccaccgcttccacgtccctCCGCCCGCCGCCGTCTCCGTCCCCGCCTCGGCTTGCG GATTCGCTGCGCCAGTGGTGCTGGGGGATCCCCGCGCATTCTTCTCGGAGGAGAGCTTTCCACGCGCATCGACGGAGGCG GAACACTTTGTTATGCGCAGCCGTTAAAGGTCCTGAAGAATCCTTCAAGAAGACAATTGAAGTGGATAGGCTGATTGATATGCTGAGAGACGCAAATCCCACAGAG CTTGATCTAATAGTGGTTGAAAATATTCTAGCATTTAGCGAGGGTTTCTGGGTTCGGCTGGCTGCTAGGATTGATCTGTGCAAATCCGATGATGACAAA AAAGATTACGAAGAACTAGCCGAGAATATTATGAACATAGTTGACCGTGTCGTCCACAAGACTGAT GAAAAGATTGAACAGTCAACTGATGTTCTGAAGGCAATTATTAGTCCTGTTATGCAAGAAGGAGAAGAAGTGATGTGGCCACCAAGAAATCCAGAGGCTCTCAAATTGATGGAGAAA GAAATATCAAATAGAGAAAAAGAAGGACAGCTAGATGAGAGTTTTCTGTCAGAAGTTAATGCCCAGCTGAGGCAA GTCAAAGGTGATGGAGATAAGCCAGGGCTTCAAGTAATGCTCCAAAAGGTGTTGCAACTATATGCTTCCAACTTTCTCCGAAAGCGCAGTTACGCTCATAAAG GGGGAGAGGTTGTAGTGCCTGAAAAGTTTCTTGAATCGATAATAGAGG CTCCAGAAAATGACTGGAACAAGCTGTTGCTTGATGGACTTACAGTTGGAAAGGGAGATATTTCACCTGAAGAATTTCATGCTGTTACCAAGAAGAGAATTGAGAGAATCTTGATTCGTACG GAAGGTGGTTCTTATCAGCAACGGGTACTTGTTGAGTATATAAAAGAGATACAAGCTAGAGCAGAGGAAATAGTGAACCGGCTTCAAGGACCAGCTGTGTAA